Proteins co-encoded in one Bacteroidales bacterium genomic window:
- the asnS gene encoding asparagine--tRNA ligase — MSKTKRIKIVDLLVNEDYNSIVVVKGWIRNKRVSKNVAFLAVNDGSTINNLQIVINDPDDELISKCSVGSSISCIGKWVKSQGDKQAGELISEKLEVTGFADPELYPLQPKKHSLEFLREIAHLRFRTNIFGAVFRIRHAMAYAIHKFFNDKGFFYINTPIITASDCEGAGEMFRVTTLDLLDLPKNDLGMIDYSKDFFEKETSLTVSGQLEGELAAMALSEIYTFGPTFRAENSNTARHLAEFWMVEPEMAFCDINDNMDLAEEMLKYLVKYALDNCADDLRFLNDRQVNEEKDKPQNERSAMQLIEKLEFVLANDFVRIKYSEAIDILKNSNHNKKKKFKYPVDGWGVDLQSEHERYLVEYHFKKPVILTDYPKDIKAFYMKQNDDGKTVRAMDVLFPQIGEIIGGSEREADYDKLLTRMKEMGVPEKEMSWYLDTRKFGTVEHSGFGLGFERLLLFVTGMSNIRDVIAFPRTPGNAEF, encoded by the coding sequence ATGAGTAAAACTAAAAGAATTAAGATTGTTGATTTGTTGGTAAACGAAGATTATAACTCTATAGTTGTTGTAAAGGGTTGGATTCGAAATAAAAGAGTGAGTAAAAATGTTGCTTTCTTAGCAGTGAACGACGGATCTACCATAAATAATTTACAAATAGTTATTAATGATCCGGATGATGAGTTAATATCGAAATGTTCGGTTGGTTCATCAATTTCGTGTATTGGTAAATGGGTTAAATCACAAGGAGATAAACAAGCCGGCGAACTTATATCTGAAAAATTAGAAGTAACAGGTTTTGCTGATCCGGAGTTATATCCTCTACAACCGAAAAAACATTCTTTGGAATTTCTTAGAGAGATAGCACATTTGAGATTTAGAACAAATATTTTCGGAGCTGTTTTCAGAATTCGCCATGCGATGGCTTATGCAATTCATAAATTTTTTAATGATAAAGGATTCTTTTATATTAATACTCCGATAATTACGGCTTCCGACTGTGAAGGTGCCGGTGAAATGTTTAGAGTTACTACTCTGGATCTTCTTGATTTACCGAAAAACGATTTGGGAATGATAGATTATTCTAAAGATTTCTTCGAAAAAGAAACAAGCCTGACAGTTTCCGGTCAACTCGAAGGAGAACTTGCTGCAATGGCTTTATCGGAGATCTATACTTTCGGTCCGACTTTCAGAGCTGAGAATTCGAATACAGCAAGGCACCTGGCAGAATTTTGGATGGTTGAGCCGGAAATGGCTTTCTGTGATATCAATGATAATATGGATCTTGCGGAAGAAATGCTTAAGTATTTAGTTAAATATGCTTTAGATAATTGTGCAGATGATCTGAGATTTTTGAACGACAGACAGGTTAATGAGGAAAAAGATAAACCTCAAAACGAACGTTCGGCGATGCAACTGATTGAAAAATTGGAATTTGTATTGGCTAACGATTTTGTTCGTATTAAATATAGCGAAGCAATAGATATCCTGAAAAATTCAAATCATAATAAAAAGAAAAAATTTAAATACCCCGTCGATGGTTGGGGTGTTGATCTTCAATCGGAACACGAAAGATATCTTGTTGAATATCATTTTAAAAAACCGGTGATTCTTACGGATTATCCTAAAGATATTAAGGCTTTCTATATGAAACAGAATGATGACGGCAAGACGGTTAGAGCTATGGATGTTTTATTTCCTCAGATTGGTGAGATTATAGGCGGTTCCGAAAGGGAAGCCGATTATGATAAGTTGTTGACACGCATGAAAGAAATGGGTGTCCCCGAAAAAGAAATGTCTTGGTACTTGGATACCCGAAAATTCGGAACCGTTGAACATAGTGGTTTCGGACTCGGCTTCGAACGTCTGTTACTTTTTGTAACGGGAATGAGCAATATTCGTGATGTTATTGCTTTTCCGCGTACGCCCGGCAATGCTGAATTTTAA
- a CDS encoding DUF308 domain-containing protein, translating to MARTFFKTVKNSIKNWYLALIAGIVLIALGIWVLFTPSEAYVSLAILFSISFLIIGIIDIVFSISNKDEIDGWGWTLASGILGVILGIILMIHPVISFTTLPLFVGFLIVFRSIYLIGLSIDLRQYRISGWGYLLALSIITLILGIILLFNPMLSALTLVVFTGVGFIVMGIYAIYASIKLKKLKNKIDKAIEIEK from the coding sequence ATGGCACGTACTTTTTTTAAAACTGTAAAAAATTCTATTAAGAATTGGTATCTTGCATTAATCGCAGGTATTGTACTCATTGCATTAGGGATCTGGGTTCTATTTACTCCGTCTGAAGCCTATGTATCTTTAGCAATTCTCTTCAGCATTTCGTTTCTCATTATCGGTATTATTGACATTGTATTTTCAATTTCCAATAAGGATGAAATAGACGGTTGGGGTTGGACTTTAGCCTCCGGAATATTGGGTGTGATTTTAGGTATAATCCTGATGATTCATCCGGTAATTTCTTTTACAACACTACCGCTTTTCGTCGGATTTTTAATCGTCTTCAGATCAATTTATTTAATCGGTCTTTCAATAGATCTCCGTCAATACAGAATTAGTGGTTGGGGATATTTACTGGCATTGAGTATTATTACATTAATCTTAGGTATTATTCTATTATTCAATCCGATGTTATCAGCATTAACACTTGTTGTTTTTACAGGCGTTGGTTTTATTGTAATGGGTATATATGCAATTTACGCTTCTATAAAACTTAAGAAGTTGAAAAATAAGATTGACAAAGCAATAGAAATCGAAAAATAA
- a CDS encoding magnesium transporter CorA family protein, producing MVETLKFGTLKWHNIPNPIDDDIDFLLDEFHFHPLAIEDCMSSTNQRPKIDVYDDYYFLILHFPYLDKQNKFLRIREVKIFWGENYIITIGKAHWTVLEMFEEAKQSTLSEDNNEDFMFGSSDQLLYRIMQKMMEETYKLVRRIGIGIDYINTEMFDNKADRSIENISISRKNVILLNTTFKPQVRLFHKFESGEIKGYADNMEEYWSNILDYVQKIWDMTEDFGELIESLSKTFDSMQANRTNEIIKILTFFSSVLLPLTFITGLYGMNVNLPFGESRNAFILLIGVMIVTIVGMLLFFKRKRWL from the coding sequence ATGGTTGAAACTCTAAAATTTGGAACATTAAAATGGCACAATATTCCAAATCCTATTGACGATGATATTGATTTTTTACTTGATGAATTTCACTTCCATCCTCTCGCTATCGAAGATTGTATGAGCTCTACAAATCAGAGACCTAAGATAGATGTCTATGATGATTATTATTTTCTAATATTACATTTCCCTTATTTAGACAAACAAAATAAATTTTTACGCATACGTGAAGTGAAAATTTTTTGGGGAGAAAATTATATAATAACTATAGGAAAGGCGCATTGGACAGTACTTGAAATGTTTGAAGAAGCGAAACAATCGACTCTTTCTGAAGATAATAATGAAGATTTTATGTTCGGTTCTTCCGATCAATTACTATATAGAATTATGCAGAAAATGATGGAAGAAACCTATAAACTTGTAAGACGCATTGGAATAGGAATTGATTATATTAATACCGAAATGTTTGATAACAAGGCTGATAGATCTATCGAAAATATTTCAATATCAAGAAAAAATGTAATTCTTCTAAATACGACTTTCAAACCTCAAGTACGATTATTCCATAAGTTCGAATCCGGGGAAATAAAAGGTTATGCCGATAATATGGAAGAATACTGGAGTAATATTCTCGATTACGTTCAAAAGATTTGGGATATGACTGAAGATTTCGGCGAATTAATTGAAAGTTTATCCAAAACATTTGACTCTATGCAGGCAAACAGAACTAATGAAATAATTAAGATTCTCACATTTTTCTCTTCCGTACTTTTGCCTTTAACATTTATTACCGGTTTATACGGAATGAATGTTAACCTGCCTTTCGGTGAATCCAGAAATGCGTTTATATTATTAATTGGCGTAATGATAGTTACTATTGTCGGAATGCTTTTATTTTTTAAAAGGAAACGTTGGTTATAA
- a CDS encoding PorT family protein produces MKKILPILILILSISTTITAQIPENIKRHYTNSFDVFTIISTNKPENFNPRAINQGFRLSASYVIPFGKSNFSFSIGAGISFQNYYIDALPKDMLPSSLQLEGMGDNFYFLKIDSITDPSITYSRNKMTLTYIDIPFEFRYCGNKGFKVSVGAKIDFLINSYFKFKGTDYLYGTEGDIKIKKYNLDHLSAFQIGPIVRIGWKWFNAYATYSLTPVYDAGAGSKLNPITVGISFTPEY; encoded by the coding sequence ATGAAAAAGATTCTCCCCATATTAATATTAATCTTATCAATAAGCACAACAATAACAGCACAGATTCCGGAAAATATTAAGAGGCATTATACCAATTCTTTTGATGTTTTCACGATCATTTCAACAAACAAACCGGAAAATTTTAACCCACGTGCTATTAATCAGGGATTCAGACTTTCTGCTTCTTATGTTATTCCTTTCGGAAAATCTAATTTCTCATTTAGTATAGGCGCGGGTATCAGTTTTCAAAATTATTATATTGATGCTTTACCGAAAGATATGTTACCTTCATCATTGCAATTGGAAGGAATGGGTGATAATTTTTATTTCTTAAAAATAGATTCTATAACTGACCCCTCGATAACTTATTCTCGTAACAAAATGACCTTAACATACATAGATATTCCTTTCGAATTTAGATATTGCGGTAATAAAGGTTTTAAAGTTTCTGTAGGAGCAAAAATCGACTTTCTTATAAATTCATATTTTAAATTTAAAGGAACTGATTACTTATATGGAACCGAAGGGGATATTAAAATCAAGAAATATAATTTAGATCATTTATCGGCTTTTCAAATCGGACCTATTGTTCGAATCGGTTGGAAATGGTTCAATGCTTATGCAACATACTCGTTAACACCGGTCTATGATGCCGGCGCCGGAAGTAAATTAAACCCTATTACTGTAGGAATATCATTTACTCCTGAATATTAA
- the rpoN gene encoding RNA polymerase factor sigma-54: MLNQKLQLKQQQKLSPQQIQLMKLLQLPVMALEQRIKEEIEENPVLEDVSDIGTTDDYEEGEASATNDEYDEASDYESDETDSDNEFSFEDYISDDDDEIPAYKLYTNNVSKDDERKEIPIASRKSFLDFLQEQILMLDLDSEQYIVAEYIIGNLNESGYLNRDLTFLSDDLITTEGIEVSTKEIEMVLSKIQTLDPPGVGARNLQECLLIQLKRLPQDENVVLATAIIEKCIDEFTKKHYNKILSKLKINEEQLKDAEKVILKLNPKPGNSMSETAKTIGYIIPDFIVNIVDGEPVLSLTSQNVPELKIKNSYISMLRNLNNSSEESKKEAVAYIKQKIESGKTFIDLINQRQKTLMNTMQTIIELQYDFFVTGDEIKLKPMVLKDIADKIEMNISTVSRVINSKYVRTPYGTFLLKYFFSEAMENDSGEEVSTREIKAIMQECVNNEDKNKPMTDDELMEYLNKKGYPIARRTVAKYRQQLNIPVARLRKQI; this comes from the coding sequence ATGTTAAATCAAAAACTTCAATTAAAACAACAACAAAAACTTTCGCCACAGCAAATTCAGTTGATGAAATTGTTGCAACTGCCAGTTATGGCACTTGAACAAAGAATCAAAGAAGAGATTGAGGAAAATCCGGTTTTAGAAGATGTTAGTGATATTGGAACGACTGATGATTATGAAGAAGGCGAAGCTTCTGCGACAAATGATGAATATGATGAAGCAAGTGATTATGAGAGTGATGAAACCGATTCCGATAATGAATTTTCCTTTGAAGATTATATCAGCGATGATGACGATGAAATTCCTGCTTATAAGTTATATACTAATAATGTAAGTAAAGATGATGAACGGAAGGAAATTCCGATTGCCTCAAGGAAAAGTTTTTTAGATTTTCTTCAAGAGCAAATATTGATGCTTGATCTTGACAGTGAGCAATATATAGTTGCCGAGTACATTATTGGTAATCTGAATGAATCAGGATATCTTAATCGTGATTTGACTTTTTTGTCTGATGATTTGATTACAACGGAAGGGATTGAAGTTTCGACGAAAGAAATTGAAATGGTTTTGTCTAAGATTCAGACCTTGGATCCGCCGGGAGTAGGAGCAAGAAATCTTCAAGAATGTTTGTTGATTCAATTGAAGAGGTTGCCGCAAGATGAAAATGTTGTCTTGGCAACGGCAATTATTGAAAAATGCATTGATGAATTTACAAAAAAACATTACAATAAAATTCTTTCAAAATTAAAGATTAACGAAGAACAGTTAAAAGATGCTGAAAAAGTTATTTTGAAATTAAATCCGAAACCGGGTAACTCGATGAGTGAAACGGCAAAAACTATCGGTTATATTATTCCAGATTTTATTGTTAATATTGTTGATGGGGAACCTGTACTTAGTTTAACATCTCAGAATGTTCCCGAATTAAAAATTAAGAATAGCTATATTTCAATGCTCCGAAATCTTAATAATTCTTCTGAAGAGTCTAAAAAAGAGGCCGTTGCATATATCAAACAAAAAATCGAATCGGGAAAAACTTTCATAGATTTAATCAATCAAAGACAAAAAACTTTGATGAATACAATGCAAACAATTATTGAGTTGCAGTATGATTTTTTTGTTACCGGAGATGAAATCAAGCTTAAGCCGATGGTTCTTAAAGATATAGCTGATAAAATCGAAATGAATATTTCAACTGTATCTAGAGTTATTAATAGCAAATATGTTAGGACACCTTATGGCACATTTCTTTTGAAATATTTCTTTTCGGAAGCAATGGAAAATGATTCCGGAGAAGAAGTTTCTACTAGAGAAATAAAAGCTATAATGCAAGAGTGCGTTAATAATGAAGATAAAAATAAGCCGATGACCGATGATGAGCTTATGGAATATTTGAATAAAAAAGGTTATCCCATCGCCAGAAGAACTGTAGCTAAGTACCGCCAGCAGCTAAATATTCCTGTAGCAAGATTACGCAAACAAATATAA
- a CDS encoding bifunctional 3-deoxy-7-phosphoheptulonate synthase/chorismate mutase type II, protein MYNSIDQYNIQEFSSWSPSFDKKLIIAGPCSAESEKQVLNTAEAIVNDINIFRVGIWKARTQPKTFTGIGKSGLKWLKKVEELFNIPTMIEVLSPEHVKYALDHNIKYVWLGARTTVNPYLTEEIALALAGSDMRVFIKNPMVPDISLWMGAIERINNAGINKIAAIHRGFQSMYSAPYRNEPIWEIPIKLKCMFPSLPILCDPSHIAGKTEYIEEIVNKALSLDMSGLMIETHISPKDALSDRAQQLSPGELHELLKSIDSSQNNIINSGIGQIDESVRQIETLRKLIDSLDESMLKTISQRLKAVEEIGKLKKDINIPALQVSRWKEIIENRINIGNNLNLPEKFVEKLMEIIHYEALKRQ, encoded by the coding sequence ATGTATAATTCTATAGATCAATATAATATTCAGGAATTTTCTTCTTGGAGCCCTTCTTTTGATAAGAAATTGATAATTGCCGGACCTTGTTCTGCCGAAAGCGAAAAACAAGTTCTTAATACAGCCGAAGCAATTGTAAATGATATAAATATATTTCGCGTAGGAATATGGAAAGCGCGTACACAACCTAAAACTTTTACAGGAATAGGTAAATCCGGACTGAAATGGTTGAAAAAAGTTGAAGAACTTTTCAACATTCCGACGATGATTGAGGTATTATCTCCCGAACATGTGAAATATGCTCTTGATCATAATATAAAGTATGTTTGGCTCGGCGCAAGAACAACCGTAAATCCTTATTTAACAGAAGAAATAGCCTTAGCTCTTGCGGGTAGTGATATGCGGGTTTTTATAAAAAACCCTATGGTTCCTGATATTTCTTTATGGATGGGAGCAATCGAACGTATTAATAACGCAGGAATAAACAAAATAGCAGCTATACACCGCGGATTTCAATCAATGTATTCCGCGCCTTATAGAAACGAACCCATTTGGGAAATACCTATCAAATTAAAATGTATGTTCCCATCGTTACCTATACTTTGCGACCCAAGTCATATTGCCGGTAAAACCGAATATATAGAAGAAATTGTCAATAAGGCTTTATCCTTAGATATGTCGGGATTAATGATCGAGACACACATTTCACCTAAAGATGCCCTTTCCGATAGAGCACAACAATTATCTCCGGGTGAATTACACGAACTTCTAAAATCTATTGATTCGTCACAAAATAATATTATAAATTCCGGTATAGGACAAATTGACGAATCCGTAAGACAAATAGAAACTCTAAGAAAATTAATAGACTCTCTTGATGAAAGTATGTTGAAAACAATTTCGCAACGTTTAAAAGCCGTAGAAGAAATAGGAAAACTAAAAAAAGATATCAATATTCCTGCTCTACAAGTTTCAAGATGGAAAGAAATAATAGAAAATAGAATTAATATAGGCAACAATCTGAACCTACCGGAAAAATTTGTTGAAAAGTTAATGGAAATAATTCATTATGAAGCTTTAAAACGACAGTAA